From the genome of candidate division WOR-3 bacterium:
TTACAATCTCTTTTAACATATATGAAGCTTATAAAAATAGAAGACAAAATTTATAAAAATATTTATAAAGAGCTTAACGAACTCCAGGAAATTTTAATAGATTATGAGGAATATTTTGTTAAAGGAAAAGAACCTGCATTTGAGGAAGTTTATATATCAGAAATTATTGAAGAAGCCCTAAATGACATTAATATGGAAGGAAAAATCAAAGTCGAAAAAGAAATAGAGGATTTCAAAATCACAGGGAACCGGTTGCTGCTAAAAAAAGCAATAATCAATATAATAAAAAATTCTATTGAAGCCATTGAAAATGAAGGTATTATAAAAATAAAAGTAAAGAAAAACAGAATTATAATTGAGGATACCGGGGAAGGAATGGATAAAGAGGTTTTAAAAAGGGCAACAGAACCATTTTTCACTACAAAATCAAGAGGTCTTGGACTCGGTTTATCATTTGTAAAAAAAATAACAGAACTCCACAAATATAAATTAAAAATTGAAAGCGAAAAAGGAAAAGGAACAAAAGTAATAATTGAAATATGATAAAAAAAATCTATATTCTTGATGATAATTATACATTCACAAAATCAATTGAAAAATTCCTTATTGATAAGAATTTTGACGCAAAGGGATTTACAAATGAAAATGAATTCATAAATTTTATCTCTAAAGAAAAACCTGATGTTATCTTGCTTGACATAAAACTTAAAGAAAAAGACGGCCTTATTATTCTTGACGAAATAAGGAAAAAATTTGAAGATGTGTATATAATAATTGTAACTGCCTATGGATCAATTGAAAATGCAGTTAAAGCAATAAAAAAGGGAGCATATTACTATCTTTCAAAACCATTTGACCCTGAAGAAGTTTTAATACTAATAGAGAAGATTGAAGAAGAGATAAAAAACAAGGAAGTTTTAAAGGCAATAAGTGGAGAAGAAATAGAAATAATAGGTAAAAATGAAAAATTCTTAAAAGCTCTTGAACTTGCTAAAAAAGTTGCTGGCGAAGATGTAGCAGTTCTTTTAACAGGTGAATCAGGAACAGGTAAAGAGGTTTTTGCAAGATTCATCCATTTAAATTCTAAAAGAAAAGAAGGCCCCTTTATACCAATCAATTGTGCTGCAATTCCCAAAGAACTTCTTGAGAACGAGCTTTTTGGTTCTGAAAAAGGAGCATTTACTGGTTCATATAAAACAAAAATAGGAAAATTTGAACTTGCTGATGGAGGAACCCTATTTCTTGATGAAATTGCTGAAATGCCTCTTGAACTTCAACCAAAACTTTTAA
Proteins encoded in this window:
- a CDS encoding sigma-54 dependent transcriptional regulator, whose protein sequence is MIKKIYILDDNYTFTKSIEKFLIDKNFDAKGFTNENEFINFISKEKPDVILLDIKLKEKDGLIILDEIRKKFEDVYIIIVTAYGSIENAVKAIKKGAYYYLSKPFDPEEVLILIEKIEEEIKNKEVLKAISGEEIEIIGKNEKFLKALELAKKVAGEDVAVLLTGESGTGKEVFARFIHLNSKRKEGPFIPINCAAIPKELLENELFGSEKGAFTGSYKTKIGKFELADGGTLFLDEIAEMPLELQPKLLRAIEYKEIERLGGLKPIKVNTRIIAATNRNLKELVEKGLFREDLYYRLSVFPIHLPPLRERKEDIILISENFLKKMERKYGKKLKLNEESKKILITYDFPGNIRELENILERAAILTEDGIIKREHLMIEKIEEKEEEIKIQNLKDIIEREIEKKEKEIIENTLKITKGNISKTAEILGISRKSLYEKLKKYKINY